In Gossypium hirsutum isolate 1008001.06 chromosome D06, Gossypium_hirsutum_v2.1, whole genome shotgun sequence, one genomic interval encodes:
- the LOC121218322 gene encoding protein FAR1-RELATED SEQUENCE 6 has protein sequence MEEVCLNSEPVFDMVDEYEGDGEGEGDCSAVEHDDETGSKHSKKEPPLPTIGLEFDSFDEAYDFYNIYAKEQGFGIRVSNSWFRTKKKERYRAKLSCSSAGFKKKSEANNPRPETRTGCPAMVVIRLVDSKRWRIVEVELEHNHQVSPQIKRFYKSHKKMILAARKARPPTEPVTEIHTIKLYRTAAMDAVSNGFSNVSEREGIHQPDHSKHLELKEGDAYAVYNFFCRMKLTNPNFFYLMDFDDDGPLKNVFWADARSRAAYGYFSDTVAIDTTCLTNKYELPLISFVGVNHHGQSVLLGCGFLGHKSVEYFVWIFRAWLKCMLGHQPQVIVTDQCKSLQIAVSEVFPKARHCFCLWYIMQRVPEKLGGLRGFEEIKRQLNKAVYNSLKIIEFETSWTEMIKKHGLGDNKWLQTLYEERKQWVPVYLKDTFFAGMIPIRENESLNAFFDGYVHKHTSFKEFVDKYDLALYRKHLKEATADVQSKNSSFELKTRCNFEVQLSKAYTKEIFDKFQSEVEGMYSCFNTRQVTANGPIITYIVKERVEIEGNEKEVRSYEVLFETNQVDIRCICSLFNYKGYLCRHALNVLNYNGVEEVPSRYILRRWCKDFKFQHVDLGSTDIDVYGPVYRQSHFHNCAVPIVEGGAQSEEQYKIALHELQELLNKFNLVDDS, from the coding sequence ATGGAAGAAGTTTGCCTCAATAGCGAGCCGGTATTTGATATGGTTGATGAGTATGAGGGTGACGGTGAGGGTGAGGGAGACTGCAGTGCCGTGGAACATGATGATGAAACTGGTTCAAAACATTCAAAGAAAGAACCACCTCTGCCGACCATTGGTTTGGAGTTCGATTCTTTCGACGAAGCTTATGACTTCTACAATATCTATGCTAAGGAACAGGGTTTTGGCATCAGAGTTAGCAATTCGTGGTTTAGAACCAAAAAGAAAGAGCGCTATAGAGCAAAACTTAGCTGCAGTAGTGCAGGTTTTAAGAAAAAGAGTGAAGCCAACAACCCGAGACCCGAAACAAGAACCGGTTGTCCTGCAATGGTAGTCATTAGGCTTGTGGACTCTAAAAGGTGGAGAATAGTTGAAGTCGAGCTTGAGCACAATCACCAGGTGAGCCCACAGATCAAAAGGTTTTACAAGTCCCATAAGAAAATGATTCTTGCAGCCAGAAAGGCACGACCGCCAACAGAACCTGTAACAGAAATACATACCATCAAGTTATATCGAACTGCTGCCATGGATGCTGTGTCTAATGGATTCTCAAATGTTTCTGAAAGGGAGGGTATTCATCAACCAGATCACTCTAAACATCTGGAACTTAAAGAGGGTGATGCATATGCTGTTTATAATTTCTTCTGTCGCATGAAGTTGACTAATCCAAATTTCTTTTACTTGATGGATTTTGATGACGACGGTCCGTTGAAGAATGTCTTCTGGGCAGATGCTAGGTCCAGGGCCGCTTATGGTTATTTTTCCGACACCGTTGCAATTGACACAACATGCTTGACAAATAAATATGAACTTCCCTTGATTTCTTTTGTCGGAGTGAACCATCACGGGCAATCAGTGTTATTGGGATGTGGCTTCCTTGGACACAAGTCAGTGGAGTACTTTGTCTGGATTTTTAGAGCATGGCTTAAATGCATGCTAGGGCACCAACCACAAGTTATTGTTACGGACCAGTGCAAATCCTTGCAAATTGCTGTTTCCGAGGTTTTCCCGAAGGCTCGTCATTGTTTTTGTTTGTGGTATATCATGCAGAGAGTTCCAGAGAAGTTGGGAGGATTGAGAGGATTTGAAGAAATCAAAAGGCAGTTGAATAAAGCTGTCTATAACTCCTTAAAGATAATCGAGTTTGAAACTTCCTGGACTGAAATGATCAAGAAGCACGGACTCGGCGATAACAAGTGGCTCCAAACTTTGTACGAAGAAAGGAAGCAATGGGTACCGGTTTACCTGAAGGATACATTTTTTGCCGGAATGATCCCAATCCGAGAAAACGAGAGTTTAAATGCATTTTTCGATGGTTATGTACATAAGCATACATCTTTCAAGGAATTTGTTGACAAGTATGATTTAGCTCTTTATAGGAAACACCTAAAAGAAGCCACAGCAGATGTGCAGTCAAAGAACTCAAGCTTTGAATTAAAAACAAGATGCAATTTCGAGGTCCAGCTCTCTAAAGCGTACACAAAAGAAATCTTCGATAAGTTCCAATCCGAAGTTGAGGGGATGTACTCTTGCTTCAACACAAGGCAGGTGACTGCAAACGGGCCAATAATAACATACATTGTTAAAGAAAGAGTCGAAATCGAAGGAAATGAGAAGGAGGTTAGGAGTTATGAGGTTTTGTTTGAGACCAATCAGGTCGATATCCGATGCATATGCAGTTTATTCAACTACAAAGGTTATTTATGCAGGCATGCTTTGAACGTTCTTAATTATAATGGTGTTGAAGAAGTTCCCTCGCGCTACATACTGCGTCGTTGGTGTAAAGATTTCAAGTTTCAGCATGTCGATCTAGGCTCCACTGACATTGATGTGTATGGCCCGGTTTATCGGCAAAGTCACTTTCATAACTGTGCAGTACCGATTGTAGAAGGAGGAGCACAATCTGAGGAACAGTATAAGATCGCACTGCATGAATTGCAGGaattattaaacaaatttaatcttgTAGATGACAGCTAG